From a single Rhodospirillaceae bacterium genomic region:
- a CDS encoding xanthine dehydrogenase family protein subunit M: MYNFEYKKAGSVDEAAGIVGADDEAKLLAGGMTYIPTLKQRLAAPTTVVDLNGVGGLDGIAVDGNGVTVGALARHAAVAASADVAAAIPALADLASHIGDPQVRNRGTIGGSIANNDPAADYPAALVGLGATVQTNKRNIAADDFFTSLFETALGQDEIVTSVSFPRAGKAAYMKFPNPASRYAIVGVFVAQAADGVRVAVTGAGPCVFRVAEMEAALAANWSADAVAGIGISADGLNEDIHASAEYRAHLVTVMAKRAVAKAG, from the coding sequence ATGTACAATTTCGAGTACAAGAAGGCCGGCAGCGTCGATGAAGCCGCCGGCATTGTCGGCGCAGACGACGAGGCAAAGCTGCTCGCCGGCGGGATGACGTATATCCCGACGCTCAAGCAGAGGCTCGCCGCACCGACGACCGTCGTCGACCTGAACGGCGTCGGCGGCCTGGACGGCATTGCGGTCGACGGTAACGGCGTGACCGTCGGCGCCCTGGCCCGGCACGCCGCGGTCGCCGCATCCGCGGACGTCGCGGCGGCCATCCCGGCCCTGGCCGACCTGGCGAGCCACATCGGCGACCCGCAGGTGCGCAACCGCGGGACGATCGGCGGCTCGATCGCCAACAACGATCCGGCCGCGGATTATCCGGCCGCTCTTGTCGGCCTCGGTGCCACCGTGCAGACCAACAAGCGGAACATCGCGGCGGACGACTTCTTCACCAGCCTGTTCGAGACGGCGCTGGGGCAGGACGAGATCGTCACGTCGGTATCGTTCCCGAGGGCCGGCAAGGCCGCCTACATGAAATTCCCGAACCCGGCCTCGCGCTACGCCATCGTCGGCGTGTTTGTCGCCCAGGCGGCAGACGGCGTCCGGGTTGCGGTGACCGGCGCCGGCCCGTGCGTGTTCCGGGTTGCGGAGATGGAAGCCGCCCTCGCCGCGAACTGGTCGGCCGACGCGGTGGCGGGCATCGGCATCTCCGCCGACGGCCTCAACGAGGACATCCACGCCAGCGCCGAATACCGCGCCCATCTCGTCACGGTGATGGCCAAGCGCGCCGTGGCGAAGGCGGGGTAG
- a CDS encoding xanthine dehydrogenase family protein molybdopterin-binding subunit: MTEQGIGAAVARREDRRFVTGQGHYTDDINRRGQTHAYFVRSPHAHATLNGVNTDAARAMPGVRGIFVGEDMADVGPLICGWAITDVNGEPHKAPPHPALAVGKVNYVGDAVAVVIADTLEQAKDAGAAVEVDYGILDAVADPARSMAAGQPQIHDEAPDNLCYEWALGDKAAIDAAFDGAAHVTSLEFANNRLVPNAMEPRACVAEYDDGTGEYTLFIASQNPHVHRLVMSAFHGLAPEHKLRVVAPDVGGGFGSKIFIYAEEVVATWASARIGRPIKWTAERSESFIADAHGRDHVTKAELALDSGGKFLAMRVETIANMGAYLSTFSSAVPSYLYGTLLAGQYTTGGIYCNVKTVFTNTAPVDAYRGAGRPEAAYVVERLVETAANETGRDPAELRRINFVPGDAFPYETPVIMQYDCGDFAGSMDQALDLAGYGGFQARKAESKANGKLRGVGFSSYIEACGVAPSAAVGSLGAGVGLWESASIRFNPTGNVQLLTGCHTHGQGHETAYAQIVADKLGVPYDQVDVIHGDTAKTPFGMGTYGSRSAAVGGSAIVKAADKIIEKGRKIAAHALEASEDDIEFAGGNFTVKGTDKAMNIAEVAFTAYVPHNYPEGLEPGLEESAFYDPLNFSFPAGTHICEVEIDPETGSVAIDKYAAVDDFGVVINPLIVEGQVHGGIGQGIGQAVLEHAVYDSAGQLISGSYMDYTMPRADDVPNYDVGFNGVPSPLNPLGVKGCGEAGAIAAPAAVMNAVHDALRDVGVGHIEMPATPLRVWQAIQDAAA, encoded by the coding sequence ATGACCGAGCAAGGCATCGGCGCTGCAGTCGCGCGCCGCGAAGATCGCCGTTTCGTGACCGGTCAGGGTCACTATACCGACGATATCAACCGCAGGGGGCAGACCCACGCCTATTTCGTGCGTTCGCCCCATGCCCATGCGACGCTCAACGGCGTCAACACCGATGCCGCCCGGGCGATGCCCGGCGTGCGCGGCATCTTCGTCGGCGAAGACATGGCCGATGTCGGGCCGCTGATCTGCGGCTGGGCCATCACCGATGTGAACGGCGAGCCGCACAAGGCGCCGCCCCACCCGGCGCTGGCCGTCGGCAAGGTGAACTATGTCGGCGACGCCGTCGCCGTCGTGATCGCCGATACCCTGGAGCAGGCCAAGGATGCCGGCGCGGCCGTCGAAGTCGACTATGGCATCCTGGACGCCGTGGCCGATCCGGCCCGGTCCATGGCCGCCGGCCAGCCGCAGATCCATGATGAGGCGCCGGACAACCTCTGCTACGAATGGGCGCTCGGCGACAAGGCGGCCATCGATGCCGCGTTCGACGGTGCGGCCCATGTGACGTCGCTGGAATTCGCCAACAACCGCCTTGTGCCCAACGCCATGGAGCCGCGGGCCTGCGTGGCCGAATACGACGACGGCACCGGCGAATACACCCTCTTCATCGCGTCCCAGAACCCGCATGTCCACCGGCTGGTGATGTCGGCGTTCCACGGCCTCGCCCCGGAGCACAAGCTGCGCGTGGTGGCGCCCGACGTCGGCGGCGGCTTCGGCTCCAAGATCTTCATCTACGCCGAAGAAGTCGTGGCAACCTGGGCTTCCGCCCGGATCGGCAGGCCGATCAAGTGGACGGCGGAACGCAGCGAAAGCTTCATCGCGGACGCCCATGGCCGCGACCATGTCACGAAGGCGGAGCTGGCGCTCGACTCCGGCGGCAAGTTCCTCGCCATGCGGGTCGAAACCATCGCCAATATGGGGGCCTATCTCTCGACCTTCTCCTCGGCGGTGCCGAGCTATCTCTACGGCACGCTGCTGGCCGGCCAGTACACGACCGGCGGCATCTACTGCAACGTCAAGACGGTCTTTACCAACACCGCGCCGGTCGATGCCTATCGCGGCGCCGGGCGGCCGGAAGCCGCCTATGTCGTCGAGCGTCTGGTCGAGACGGCGGCGAACGAGACCGGCCGGGATCCGGCCGAACTGCGCCGGATCAACTTCGTGCCCGGCGACGCCTTCCCCTACGAGACGCCGGTCATCATGCAGTACGATTGCGGCGATTTCGCCGGTTCAATGGACCAGGCGCTGGATCTTGCCGGCTACGGCGGTTTCCAGGCCCGCAAGGCGGAATCGAAGGCCAACGGCAAGCTGCGCGGCGTCGGCTTCTCCTCCTACATCGAGGCGTGCGGCGTTGCGCCATCGGCGGCGGTCGGCTCTCTGGGCGCCGGTGTGGGTCTCTGGGAATCGGCAAGTATCCGTTTTAATCCAACGGGTAACGTCCAGTTGCTCACAGGCTGCCACACCCACGGTCAGGGCCATGAAACGGCCTATGCCCAGATCGTCGCCGACAAGCTCGGCGTGCCCTACGACCAGGTTGACGTCATTCACGGCGATACCGCCAAAACACCGTTCGGCATGGGCACCTACGGTTCCCGTTCGGCCGCCGTCGGCGGTTCGGCCATTGTGAAGGCCGCGGACAAGATCATCGAGAAAGGACGGAAGATCGCCGCCCACGCCCTAGAGGCGTCGGAGGACGATATCGAGTTCGCCGGCGGCAACTTCACGGTCAAGGGCACCGACAAGGCGATGAACATCGCTGAGGTCGCCTTCACCGCCTATGTGCCGCACAACTATCCGGAGGGCCTCGAGCCGGGGCTGGAAGAATCGGCGTTCTACGATCCCCTCAACTTCTCCTTCCCGGCCGGCACGCATATCTGCGAAGTCGAGATCGATCCGGAAACCGGCTCGGTCGCGATCGACAAATACGCTGCCGTCGACGATTTCGGCGTGGTGATCAACCCGCTGATCGTCGAGGGCCAGGTCCATGGCGGGATCGGCCAGGGAATCGGCCAGGCCGTGCTGGAGCATGCGGTCTACGACAGTGCCGGCCAGCTGATCAGCGGTTCCTACATGGACTACACCATGCCCCGCGCCGACGACGTGCCGAACTACGACGTCGGCTTCAACGGCGTACCGTCCCCGCTCAACCCCCTTGGCGTGAAGGGCTGCGGCGAGGCCGGGGCCATCGCGGCGCCGGCGGCGGTCATGAACGCGGTACACGACGCGCTGCGCGATGTCGGCGTCGGCCATATCGAAATGCCGGCAACCCCGTTGCGCGTCTGGCAGGCGATTCAGGACGCAGCGGCATAG
- a CDS encoding (2Fe-2S)-binding protein has protein sequence MTVSVSLTVNGEAVSADVEPRTLLVQMLREQLGLTGTHVGCDTSQCGACVVHVDGESVKACTLLAVQAEGAEVKTIEGVADGDTLHPMQQAFHENHGLQCGFCTPGMIMSALDLVKNNPDPSERDIREWLEGNLCRCTGYHNIVKSIDAGARAMRG, from the coding sequence ATGACTGTATCTGTCTCGTTGACGGTTAACGGCGAGGCCGTTTCCGCCGACGTCGAGCCGCGCACCCTGCTGGTGCAGATGCTGCGCGAACAGCTGGGTCTCACCGGCACCCATGTCGGCTGCGACACCAGCCAGTGCGGCGCTTGCGTCGTCCATGTCGACGGCGAATCGGTCAAGGCCTGCACGTTGCTGGCGGTCCAGGCCGAAGGCGCGGAGGTCAAGACGATCGAGGGCGTTGCCGACGGCGACACGCTGCACCCGATGCAGCAGGCGTTCCACGAAAATCACGGCTTGCAGTGCGGTTTCTGCACGCCGGGCATGATCATGAGCGCGCTCGACCTGGTGAAGAACAACCCGGATCCCAGCGAACGGGATATCCGCGAGTGGCTGGAAGGCAATCTGTGCCGCTGTACCGGCTACCACAATATCGTCAAGTCCATCGACGCCGGCGCCCGGGCGATGCGCGGCTAG
- a CDS encoding NAD(P)H-hydrate dehydratase, which yields MTANAKAANARHAHCLLTTVEMAAADRAAIAAGTPGIDLMEAAGAAVAREIRLRWRPRPAAILCGPGNNGGDGFVIARLLLEAGWPVSVFHAPRPERLGGDARTAFERWIEAAGAGGTSAETSEWAAEGLEGLDRAGLIVDALFGAGLTRPVSGTPADLLVRTAERRRSGGVPVVAVDVPSGVDGDSGACRGPVAPADLTVTFFRAKPGHFLLPGREMCGALAVRDIGIAESVLDAIAPNTVVNAPALWRNAVRPPSPGDHKYTRGHVLVVAGDMPGASALAARAAARSGAGIVTVGWFSDDDAAVRPFFDAQLPAAFLRRKLGGIDDLEQFCRDRKVQVILAGQGFGRTAGRQRKLVEIARLPVDCILDADAISAVVSTMGGESGPAGTGTVLTPHSGEFARIAGPDDAGAGKVERTRRVAERAGATVVHKGYDTVIAAPDGRVAINANALPSLATAGTGDVLAGVVAGLRAQAMPPFEAACAAVWCHAEAARLCGTGLLADDLPDRLSEAASAAFGRERSR from the coding sequence ATGACAGCAAACGCCAAGGCAGCTAACGCCAGGCACGCCCATTGCCTGCTCACGACGGTGGAGATGGCCGCTGCCGACCGCGCGGCGATTGCAGCCGGCACGCCGGGCATCGACCTGATGGAGGCGGCCGGGGCGGCAGTGGCGCGCGAAATCCGCCTGCGCTGGCGGCCCCGGCCGGCCGCAATCCTGTGCGGGCCGGGCAACAACGGCGGTGACGGCTTTGTAATTGCACGCCTTTTGCTCGAAGCGGGATGGCCCGTCTCGGTGTTTCACGCGCCACGCCCGGAACGGCTGGGCGGCGACGCCCGGACCGCTTTCGAGCGATGGATAGAGGCGGCCGGGGCCGGCGGGACATCTGCCGAAACCTCCGAATGGGCGGCGGAAGGCCTCGAAGGCCTCGACCGGGCCGGGCTGATCGTCGATGCCCTGTTCGGCGCCGGCCTGACCCGGCCGGTATCCGGGACGCCGGCCGACTTGCTCGTCCGGACGGCAGAACGGCGCCGGAGCGGTGGCGTGCCGGTCGTTGCCGTCGATGTGCCGAGCGGCGTGGACGGCGACAGCGGCGCCTGCCGCGGGCCGGTCGCGCCGGCCGACCTGACGGTCACCTTCTTCCGCGCCAAACCGGGCCATTTTCTGCTGCCGGGCCGGGAGATGTGCGGCGCCCTGGCTGTCCGCGACATCGGCATTGCAGAGAGCGTGCTGGACGCGATCGCGCCGAATACCGTCGTCAATGCGCCAGCCCTGTGGCGAAACGCTGTGCGGCCGCCGTCGCCCGGGGACCACAAATACACCCGCGGCCATGTCCTGGTCGTCGCCGGGGACATGCCCGGAGCGTCGGCGCTGGCGGCGCGCGCCGCCGCGCGGTCCGGCGCCGGCATCGTGACGGTCGGCTGGTTTTCCGACGACGATGCGGCGGTCCGGCCATTCTTCGACGCGCAGCTTCCGGCAGCCTTTCTGCGGCGGAAACTGGGGGGAATCGACGATCTGGAGCAATTCTGCCGCGATCGGAAGGTGCAAGTAATACTTGCCGGTCAGGGGTTCGGCCGCACTGCCGGACGGCAGCGAAAACTGGTCGAGATCGCCCGGTTGCCGGTGGATTGTATACTGGATGCCGATGCAATATCCGCCGTTGTATCCACTATGGGCGGCGAATCCGGACCGGCAGGCACCGGAACGGTCCTGACGCCCCATAGCGGCGAATTTGCCCGGATCGCCGGGCCGGACGATGCCGGCGCCGGCAAGGTGGAGCGGACGCGCCGCGTCGCCGAAAGAGCCGGTGCGACGGTCGTCCACAAGGGCTACGACACGGTGATCGCCGCACCGGACGGACGGGTTGCGATCAACGCCAACGCCTTGCCGAGCCTCGCAACGGCGGGGACCGGCGACGTCCTGGCCGGCGTCGTCGCGGGCCTGCGCGCCCAGGCGATGCCGCCGTTCGAGGCGGCCTGCGCCGCGGTGTGGTGCCATGCCGAGGCCGCCCGGCTGTGCGGGACGGGTCTTCTGGCCGACGATCTTCCGGACCGGCTGTCGGAAGCCGCGTCCGCCGCATTCGGCCGGGAACGGTCCCGATAG